Genomic segment of Mucilaginibacter sabulilitoris:
CAGCTGCAGCAACCATATCCCTTAAATGAGGAGCAATTGAAATTGTGTACCGGTATCCTGAGCCTCATGTGTGAAAAATATCAGGAAGAAAATCCTGGTCCTTTTTATCTGCAGGTAGTACATTCCCTCTTGCAATCATTTGTAGGTATAGCCGCGGGTTGTTATAGTGATTTTGATAAACAGCATAATTTACTATCAAGACCAGATCAATTGGCGCAGCAATTTAAAAAACTACTGCTAACAAATATCAGGCAGATTAAAAGTCCATCTGCATATGCTGCTATGCTTCATGTTTCTGAAACCTATTTAAATGAAGCATTGAAAAAGGTAACAGGCTTTTCGGTAAGTTACTGGATACAGCAGGAAATAGTGCTTGAAGCCAAGCGATTACTTTATTACAGCGAAATGAATGTAAAGGAAATTGCTCATGCGCTGGGGTATGAAGATCATACTTATTTTTCGAGATTGTTTAAAAAGGTGGAAGGTACTACGCCTTTACTATTCAAATCAGATTACCGTAAATAGTCCAATAATTACCGTGAGTGTGTTATTGTTTTACGGTAAATAAGCCGGTTTCTTTGTATTATAAAAATAATACACATGGAAACATCCACTTTTCAAAAAATCAGAAAAAAAGCCGGAAAACTGTTTGATCACAAATTGCAAACCGGCTGGGTGCTCGAAGTAAGGCAATGGGAACCCTCAACACTTATAGAGGTTGATTTGCATTTGCCCATGGCTAATATTGCGCAATGGAATGAAGTACCTTATATAAAATTCAAGGTTGACGACCTTACCTTCAGAGACTATACCCCATCGGGTTGGGATGCTGAAACCTGCACCTGTACAATTTATGTAGATGCCGCTCATCATGGTCCCGGCAGCCGATGGTCAAAACAACTAAAAAAGGGCGATACGGTGAACTATCTTAAAATAGGTACCACCCACCACAAACCGGTAGCCACGTCGGCGGTGGTTGCCCTGGGAGATGAAAGCAGTATGGGCCATTTGCTGGCCCTGCAGAAAATGGTATTGCCCGATACCCGGTTTTCTGGCAGCCTGGTAATCGGTAACGAGCATCATCGCAGGCTATTCCACGAATATTTTTGGTCGCCATTGGAGCCGGTCGCGCGTAAAGACATATATGGCCACCACAGTTTAATGGAATGGGTGCTTAACCAGCACTACAGCCTTGAGAATACTGTTTTTTATTTGGCCGGTAACAATACAATGGTGGCACAACTGCGTAAGCTGCTTAAGCACCAGGGATACCCATCCGGGCAAATTAAATTGCAAGGTTTTTGGTCGTAGTACAACTTCCGGATTAGCAGTATATCAATTCGCCTGCGGCGGGGTATACTGCTATCTCTGTCTCCTTCTCCGGATCTTACTCCAAGATCTCATAGTAGTATATCGTCCTTCTGCCTACTGATTAGTCTAAAGTTTTTATTGCATTTACTTAAGTATTCTTTCTGAATTTTTCATGAAGAATAAATTGAAATACTTGCGGTATGCAATTACTTAAGGTGTTCTTGGCAATACATAAAACTAAAATATTAGTTTTATGTATCCTCATAAATTGATATGCAGATACATATTTATTGTATAAACTCAATTAAGTACAAGGCAATAAATGTGCGTAAATTACCCTTAAACGATTAAGTTTAAATTTTTTGCAGGTTTTTCGTAACAAATAGTTTACCTTTAATAACCAAAACATAAAGCAGCTAAAAATTAACCTGAAAAATTAACCGTTTTTTAATCTTAAAAAGTTTGGAAATGTATTTAATGTATGTATGTTTGTACATATATCTAATGTAACCAATTTTTTACAAAAAGTGTTTTTTCACATTTAAATACGCTTTTTAACCGAGTATCACATTTAAATCGCCTGCATGAAAATACGTGTACCTGCTGTTTTTATATTCTTATGTCTGTTTTATCTGAACACAAAAGCGCAGGTAGTTAATAATACTGCGCTTGCAAATACCATACTCACCGATACCCGCTTGGATACTATACAGGGCAGGGCTTTAAATTTACTTTCAGGATTTTCGGCAGGCACATCCTACAATGAAGTATGGATACGTGATTTTAACACCTTTATAAAAGGGTCATTAAAAGTACATCCCAAGGAAAAGGTAAAAGAAATGCTCCTGATGTTTTTTAAGATCCAAGGCGATGATGGCAATATAGTTGATGGGGTAGTTGATAGTGCAAAGGCAGGAGTGGGCTATAAATACAGATATTCGAGGTTACTTCCTGGCTGGGCCGCTCACAAAAATACAGTTGAAACTGATCAGGAATCATCGTTAATACAAGCAGTAAAAAAATATATTGACCTTACAGGTGACGGCTCCATACTTACTGAGGTTATCGGTGCTAAAACGGTTCTGCAAAGAATGGAAGGTGCTTTTGCCTATATCCGCAAAGATAGATGGTCTGAAAAATATGGTCTGGTTACCGGAGCTACTACAATCGATTGGGGCGACGTGCAACCTGAAACCGGTTGGGGAGTGGCTATAAATGACAAAACCAAATGGGCCATTGATATTTACGATAATGCCATGTACGTGATAGCTATTCATGATTTCCTGTC
This window contains:
- a CDS encoding AraC family transcriptional regulator, which gives rise to MKDIPVHQLKERVNTGLEIRRFVAGEVPKKYENLGAHRDDHYIFFVIEDGAASLMIDFHELSFSSSTLYYILPGQVHHRIRNEVGCGWFIAIDSLLISPDYRNVFESRLQLQQPYPLNEEQLKLCTGILSLMCEKYQEENPGPFYLQVVHSLLQSFVGIAAGCYSDFDKQHNLLSRPDQLAQQFKKLLLTNIRQIKSPSAYAAMLHVSETYLNEALKKVTGFSVSYWIQQEIVLEAKRLLYYSEMNVKEIAHALGYEDHTYFSRLFKKVEGTTPLLFKSDYRK
- a CDS encoding SIP domain-containing protein; the protein is METSTFQKIRKKAGKLFDHKLQTGWVLEVRQWEPSTLIEVDLHLPMANIAQWNEVPYIKFKVDDLTFRDYTPSGWDAETCTCTIYVDAAHHGPGSRWSKQLKKGDTVNYLKIGTTHHKPVATSAVVALGDESSMGHLLALQKMVLPDTRFSGSLVIGNEHHRRLFHEYFWSPLEPVARKDIYGHHSLMEWVLNQHYSLENTVFYLAGNNTMVAQLRKLLKHQGYPSGQIKLQGFWS
- a CDS encoding glucosidase family protein; amino-acid sequence: MKIRVPAVFIFLCLFYLNTKAQVVNNTALANTILTDTRLDTIQGRALNLLSGFSAGTSYNEVWIRDFNTFIKGSLKVHPKEKVKEMLLMFFKIQGDDGNIVDGVVDSAKAGVGYKYRYSRLLPGWAAHKNTVETDQESSLIQAVKKYIDLTGDGSILTEVIGAKTVLQRMEGAFAYIRKDRWSEKYGLVTGATTIDWGDVQPETGWGVAINDKTKWAIDIYDNAMYVIAIHDFLSIKPKDYKTRENWASVAATIRKNVRKYLWMPAAQKYLPHIYLNGSPFSKDFNENEILYTGGSICAIMAGFNTPSEIKEINRQMLAAAAKEKHATIGITVYPPYPKEQYPNMHPYNYQNGGDWTWFGGRMTGALVANGLVKEAYAGLTPMIDRAIANKGFYEWYDVQTGAPKGSGDFRGEAGVLFDAITVLNQWAIKNK